From Enhydrobacter sp., the proteins below share one genomic window:
- a CDS encoding aldose 1-epimerase, translating to MTVLSLSAGRLAVDLAPSAGGSILRFTVDGADILKPAAAGTVDSGRGNEAACYPLVPYSNRIANGRLAFGGRRVEVEPNWPGIRHPMHGDGWSAAWQVEHADESTADLLYVHDGRSGWPFRYRARQTFRLTGDALTVAMTIDNREPHAVPAGLGLHPFFVRDPDTLLTTRARLVWLADKEVLPVRQAPLPPHWDFANGGSVEAAAPLDNCFEGWDGRAVVVWPGRRIRLHLEASDLFRCLVIFVPPGKPFFCVEPVSHPNGQVTRTLLAAGGRRAGHVAFRISTP from the coding sequence GTGACGGTTTTGTCGTTGAGTGCGGGCCGCCTGGCGGTCGATCTGGCGCCATCCGCCGGAGGGTCCATCCTGCGCTTCACCGTCGATGGTGCCGATATCCTGAAGCCCGCGGCGGCGGGCACGGTCGATTCGGGACGCGGCAACGAGGCGGCATGCTATCCGCTCGTTCCGTACTCCAATCGCATCGCGAATGGCCGTCTCGCCTTCGGCGGTCGGCGCGTCGAGGTCGAGCCGAACTGGCCCGGCATTCGGCATCCCATGCACGGTGACGGCTGGTCGGCGGCCTGGCAGGTCGAGCACGCCGATGAGAGCACCGCCGATTTGCTCTACGTCCACGACGGCCGGTCCGGCTGGCCCTTCCGCTATCGGGCCCGGCAAACCTTCCGGCTGACCGGCGATGCGTTGACCGTCGCCATGACGATCGACAACCGTGAACCGCATGCCGTGCCGGCGGGCCTCGGCCTGCATCCCTTCTTCGTACGCGATCCCGATACGCTTCTGACGACCCGTGCGCGCCTGGTATGGCTCGCCGACAAGGAAGTCCTGCCGGTTCGACAGGCGCCGCTGCCGCCGCACTGGGACTTCGCCAATGGCGGCTCGGTCGAAGCGGCCGCGCCGCTCGATAATTGCTTCGAAGGCTGGGATGGGCGTGCCGTCGTCGTCTGGCCGGGCCGGCGGATCCGCCTGCACCTCGAGGCCAGCGACCTGTTTCGTTGCCTCGTGATCTTCGTGCCGCCGGGCAAGCCGTTCTTTTGCGTCGAACCGGTGAGTCATCCCAACGGACAGGTGACGCGGACGTTGCTGGCGGCCGGAGGCCGGCGCGCCGGTCACGTCGCTTTCCGCATTTCCACGCCATGA
- a CDS encoding SDR family oxidoreductase, whose amino-acid sequence MPDFAIYPSLEGRSVFVSGGGSGIGASIVEHFAQQRAKVAFVDIDEAASTALAAKTGALYRHCDIRDVAAYQAVLDEIARAHGSITVLVNNAARDDRHKLEEVTPAFWDERIAVNLRHAYFAIQSVVPGMKRAGGGSIVNFSSVSYHVMTPNLSVYQAAKAAVIGMTRGLARDLGPDGIRLNAITPGWIMTQRQIDLWLTPESENALIAAQCLKEKVYPPDIARMVLWLAADDSRLVTAQNFTVDGGRS is encoded by the coding sequence ATGCCAGACTTCGCGATCTATCCCAGCCTCGAAGGCCGTTCGGTCTTCGTGTCCGGCGGCGGCAGCGGCATCGGTGCTTCGATCGTCGAGCACTTCGCCCAGCAGCGTGCCAAGGTGGCCTTCGTTGACATCGACGAGGCCGCGTCGACGGCATTGGCGGCCAAGACCGGCGCGCTCTATCGGCACTGCGACATTCGCGACGTGGCGGCCTACCAGGCCGTTCTCGACGAGATCGCCCGAGCCCATGGCTCGATCACCGTTCTGGTCAACAACGCCGCGCGCGACGATCGCCACAAGCTCGAGGAGGTGACGCCGGCGTTCTGGGACGAGCGGATCGCGGTCAATCTGCGCCACGCTTACTTCGCCATCCAGTCGGTCGTTCCCGGCATGAAGCGGGCGGGCGGCGGTTCGATCGTCAATTTCAGTTCGGTCAGCTATCACGTCATGACCCCGAACCTCTCCGTCTACCAGGCAGCCAAGGCCGCGGTGATCGGCATGACGCGCGGCTTGGCGCGCGATCTGGGACCCGACGGCATCCGGTTGAACGCCATCACCCCGGGCTGGATCATGACCCAGCGCCAAATCGATCTCTGGCTGACGCCCGAGTCCGAGAACGCCCTGATAGCGGCGCAATGCCTCAAGGAGAAAGTCTATCCGCCTGACATCGCGCGCATGGTGCTATGGCTCGCCGCCGATGACAGCCGGTTGGTGACCGCACAGAACTTCACCGTCGATGGCGGCCGATCGTAG
- a CDS encoding DUF3592 domain-containing protein: MASIADPTWRRISWLILGIGSLIVAGGLALGWGSLRLVLYGDRADGRVVEMVREDDMYAPVVQFRQRDGTLLQVTDLGNGVPDFAVGDRVTVFYAPDDPGRFRLDTFGRLWESAVLLAGFGCFWLIFGGIAWGLSTGADLPVLGERAFAFIAAAAGLVGILATWNALSLYAGGTHTEGVVVEIRESRSVERETSVSSTGRETSRSVERTTHTPIIRFRTQQDREIEFFGRGGTGASFEVGERVPVVYDPADPMHAHIVSFANLWLPAAICWAIVLLFGGAVWLSRRSRRAAPT; encoded by the coding sequence GTGGCGTCGATCGCCGATCCGACCTGGCGCCGCATCTCCTGGCTGATCCTGGGGATCGGATCGCTGATCGTGGCCGGCGGCCTCGCGCTGGGCTGGGGCAGCTTGCGGCTGGTGCTCTACGGCGATCGTGCCGACGGCCGTGTCGTCGAGATGGTGCGCGAAGACGACATGTACGCGCCGGTCGTGCAGTTCCGACAGCGCGACGGCACGCTCCTGCAGGTGACTGACCTGGGCAACGGCGTCCCGGACTTCGCGGTCGGCGATCGCGTCACCGTCTTCTATGCGCCCGATGATCCCGGCCGCTTCAGGCTCGACACGTTCGGTCGCCTTTGGGAATCGGCGGTGCTTCTGGCGGGCTTCGGTTGCTTCTGGCTGATCTTCGGCGGCATCGCCTGGGGCCTCTCGACCGGCGCCGATCTACCGGTCTTGGGGGAACGCGCCTTCGCCTTCATCGCCGCGGCGGCGGGACTGGTCGGGATCCTGGCCACATGGAACGCGCTGTCGCTCTATGCCGGTGGAACGCATACCGAGGGCGTCGTCGTCGAAATCCGCGAAAGCCGCTCCGTAGAGCGTGAGACGTCGGTATCTTCGACAGGCCGCGAAACGAGTCGTAGCGTCGAGCGCACGACTCACACGCCGATCATCCGCTTCCGCACGCAGCAGGACCGCGAGATCGAATTCTTCGGACGCGGCGGCACGGGCGCATCCTTCGAGGTGGGGGAGCGGGTGCCGGTCGTCTACGATCCGGCGGATCCGATGCATGCCCACATCGTGTCCTTTGCCAATTTGTGGCTTCCCGCGGCGATCTGCTGGGCGATCGTGCTTCTGTTCGGCGGCGCCGTCTGGTTGTCCCGGCGGTCACGCAGGGCTGCGCCCACATAG